In Bdellovibrionales bacterium, the following proteins share a genomic window:
- a CDS encoding acyl-CoA dehydrogenase family protein: MLRQMVREFAQKEVEPQALEHDRKELFNLSLFRKLGELGLLGITVDEKFGGSGQDPLAAAIVHEELSASDPGFTLAYLAHAMLCVNNLAQNGSKEQSEKYLPKLCSGEWVGCMAMSEPHVGTDVMGMLTTAERRGNEYIINGRKMWITNGTLDEERTPADVVLLYAKTGEKNGRALLSTFIVDKTHSGYSVGQKIKDKTGMRASNTAELVFQDCRVPVSALIGSEGDSMLHMMKNLELERLTLAAMSLGIGRRSLEVMNKYAREREAFGKSLNFFGQIQKYIGDSYAEYMAAKTYVYNTARMMDISSHGHRLDSDGVKLVATTMGKNLADRAMQVLGGYGYVGEYVVERLWRDAKLLEIGGGTLEAHQKNITRDLAKLETT; the protein is encoded by the coding sequence ATGCTCAGACAGATGGTCAGAGAATTCGCCCAGAAAGAGGTGGAGCCTCAAGCCTTGGAGCACGATCGAAAGGAGCTTTTTAATCTCAGTCTTTTTCGCAAGCTTGGTGAATTAGGTCTTTTGGGAATTACAGTTGATGAAAAATTTGGTGGTTCTGGTCAGGATCCCTTGGCTGCCGCAATTGTCCATGAAGAGCTGTCTGCTTCTGATCCGGGATTTACTCTGGCCTATCTGGCTCATGCCATGCTTTGTGTGAATAATCTGGCTCAAAACGGATCTAAAGAACAGTCAGAGAAATACCTGCCCAAGCTTTGCTCGGGTGAGTGGGTGGGGTGCATGGCGATGTCAGAACCACACGTCGGAACGGATGTTATGGGAATGCTCACCACCGCAGAACGGCGCGGGAATGAATACATTATCAATGGACGAAAGATGTGGATCACAAATGGGACTCTTGATGAAGAGAGAACCCCAGCTGACGTGGTGTTACTCTACGCCAAAACGGGTGAGAAAAACGGCAGAGCTCTTTTGTCCACATTCATTGTCGATAAAACACATTCTGGCTATAGCGTCGGACAAAAAATAAAAGACAAAACAGGCATGCGCGCATCCAATACGGCAGAGTTGGTTTTTCAGGATTGTCGCGTTCCCGTGTCTGCATTGATCGGCTCTGAAGGGGATTCAATGCTTCATATGATGAAGAATCTGGAACTTGAGCGACTCACTTTGGCCGCGATGAGCCTCGGAATTGGCAGAAGGAGTCTTGAGGTGATGAATAAATACGCGAGAGAACGAGAAGCATTTGGAAAATCCCTCAATTTTTTTGGCCAGATTCAAAAATATATTGGTGATTCCTATGCTGAGTATATGGCCGCTAAAACTTACGTCTACAATACCGCTCGGATGATGGACATTTCCTCCCACGGGCATCGTCTGGATTCTGATGGAGTTAAACTCGTGGCGACAACGATGGGTAAAAATCTAGCAGACAGAGCGATGCAGGTTTTGGGTGGTTATGGTTATGTCGGTGAGTATGTCGTCGAACGCCTCTGGCGGGATGCTAAGCTCCTCGAAATCGGAGGGGGCACTCTGGAGGCGCATCAAAAGAATATTACCCGGGATTTGGCGAAACTGGAAACCACATAA
- a CDS encoding vitamin B12-dependent ribonucleotide reductase produces the protein MSDQSGREWAKGLNFSRYFTQQGRDPYYANVTWEQRDSLIHDSQGRVLFHQTGVTVPKFWSQMATDIAASKYFRQRDVPRSICPEGKETSVIHMFERVVTTLLFEGEKQNLWESDDSAQIFADELRHLLVHQFGSFNSPVWFNCGLSHCYGIKSQMKTWYWDDDLGCVKEGEDAFLRPQSSACFILSVKDDLTSIFELALKEARIFKYGSGSGTNFSTLRGKQEELAGGGFSSGLLAFLDVLDRGAAATKSGGVTRRAAKMVCLDVDHPEILDFIRWKYREEEKARGLLKAGFSGGLDGEVYHTISGQNSNNSMRVTDSFMEAVLNKGHWETKSRTTGEVIEIFEAQDIWDEILKAIWHCGDPGIQFDSTIQSWHTVPASGPIRASNPCSEFMFLDDSGCNLASLNLARFFNEATGVFDLEGLRSAVRVFITAQEIWVGYSSYPTPEIVINSQDFRPLGLGFANLGGLLMRMGLAYDSKEGRSWAGAIAAWIQAEALSTSVNLAEVRGAFVGYSKNRMPVLNVISRHQEAAEKLLKSPILPKNMREGLSEKFSLILEKAKRVGIRNAQVTAVAPTGTIGLLMDCDTTGIEPEYALVKMKTLAGGGAVRQVNQALPVALRRLGYSTIQSQEILDYVLKFGHLGQAPILKSEHTKIFECASFVKGELGLRPEAHLEMMEAVQPFVSGAISKTVNLPEWATTEDIGRLLLMAWKKGLKAISIYRDGSKFVQPLCPFVCIDPKSSSH, from the coding sequence ATGAGTGATCAATCAGGCCGTGAATGGGCAAAAGGATTAAATTTTTCACGTTATTTTACCCAACAGGGGCGTGATCCTTATTATGCCAATGTTACCTGGGAACAAAGAGATAGCTTGATCCATGACAGTCAAGGCCGAGTTCTTTTTCACCAGACGGGGGTCACTGTGCCCAAGTTTTGGAGTCAAATGGCCACCGACATTGCCGCATCCAAATATTTTCGCCAACGTGATGTGCCTCGCTCCATTTGTCCAGAAGGAAAAGAGACCTCCGTTATTCACATGTTTGAACGAGTTGTGACGACTCTTCTCTTCGAAGGAGAAAAGCAAAACCTGTGGGAGAGCGATGACTCTGCTCAGATTTTTGCCGATGAACTTCGCCACCTGCTTGTTCATCAGTTCGGATCATTTAACAGTCCCGTTTGGTTCAATTGTGGCTTGAGTCATTGTTATGGAATCAAGTCTCAAATGAAGACTTGGTATTGGGATGATGATTTGGGATGCGTAAAAGAAGGAGAGGATGCTTTTCTGCGTCCGCAATCTTCGGCTTGTTTTATTCTGAGCGTGAAGGACGATCTGACAAGTATTTTTGAATTGGCTCTCAAGGAGGCCCGAATTTTCAAATACGGTTCTGGTTCTGGTACCAATTTTTCGACCTTGCGGGGCAAGCAAGAGGAACTTGCTGGTGGAGGTTTCAGTTCTGGATTACTTGCGTTTTTAGACGTCCTTGATCGTGGCGCCGCAGCGACAAAATCTGGCGGGGTAACAAGACGAGCGGCTAAGATGGTTTGTTTGGACGTGGATCACCCAGAAATATTGGATTTTATTCGTTGGAAATATCGGGAAGAAGAAAAGGCCAGAGGACTTTTGAAAGCCGGATTTTCAGGAGGCCTTGACGGAGAGGTTTACCACACCATCAGTGGGCAAAATTCGAACAATTCAATGCGGGTCACAGATTCTTTTATGGAAGCGGTTCTCAACAAGGGGCATTGGGAGACGAAATCTCGAACCACGGGCGAAGTGATTGAAATTTTTGAGGCCCAAGATATTTGGGATGAGATTCTGAAAGCAATCTGGCATTGTGGTGATCCTGGTATTCAATTCGATTCGACCATTCAAAGCTGGCACACGGTTCCTGCGAGCGGTCCGATTCGAGCGAGCAATCCCTGCTCCGAGTTTATGTTTCTGGATGATTCTGGCTGCAACTTGGCCTCTCTCAATTTGGCGAGATTTTTCAATGAGGCGACTGGCGTATTTGACTTGGAAGGTCTGAGATCGGCGGTTCGCGTGTTCATTACTGCCCAAGAGATATGGGTGGGTTATTCAAGTTATCCAACGCCTGAAATTGTAATAAATAGTCAAGATTTTCGCCCACTGGGTTTGGGTTTTGCAAATCTTGGTGGATTGCTCATGCGCATGGGACTCGCTTATGATTCGAAGGAAGGGCGCTCTTGGGCAGGAGCAATTGCGGCTTGGATACAAGCAGAAGCTCTTTCGACGAGCGTGAACCTAGCCGAAGTTAGGGGAGCCTTTGTTGGATACAGTAAAAATAGAATGCCTGTGCTCAATGTGATTTCTCGACATCAGGAAGCAGCAGAGAAATTGCTCAAGTCACCGATTCTTCCAAAAAATATGAGAGAGGGTCTGAGCGAAAAGTTCTCTTTAATTTTGGAGAAGGCAAAGAGGGTGGGGATCCGCAATGCTCAGGTGACAGCAGTCGCTCCCACGGGTACTATCGGGCTACTCATGGATTGCGATACAACCGGAATTGAACCTGAGTATGCCTTGGTCAAAATGAAAACTCTTGCGGGAGGAGGAGCCGTTCGCCAAGTCAATCAAGCTTTGCCCGTTGCGCTGAGAAGGCTCGGTTACAGCACGATTCAGTCTCAGGAGATCTTAGACTATGTTCTTAAATTTGGTCACCTGGGACAGGCTCCCATTTTAAAATCGGAACACACAAAAATTTTCGAATGTGCAAGTTTTGTAAAGGGGGAATTGGGTTTGCGTCCGGAAGCTCATCTGGAAATGATGGAGGCCGTTCAGCCCTTTGTCAGTGGAGCGATATCAAAGACAGTGAATCTTCCTGAATGGGCGACGACCGAGGATATTGGCCGACTTTTGCTTATGGCTTGGAAAAAAGGATTAAAGGCCATTTCCATTTATCGAGATGGGAGCAAATTTGTTCAGCCCTTATGTCCGTTTGTTTGTATTGACCCCAAAAGCTCCTCACACTAG
- a CDS encoding cysteine desulfurase yields MKTTKRPIYFDYNATTPLHPLAFEAMRPYFTEEFGNPASLSHSYGWSANMAVEKAREQIALALHCQPKEIYFTSGATESNNLAILGLATRRGDQNDSAPHFITSQVEHKSVLEVYRFAQTRFGAEVTLVDPDRFGQVSLKSIQRAVKPNTRLISVMMANNEIGTINPIAEIGQWAKSQNILFHSDCAQSFGKLPIHVEDMAIDLLSLSGHKIYGPKGVGVLFVRSKNPTVELLPLLSGGTQEHGIRPGTLNVPGIVGLGAATELALSGMGAESERLKVLQKHLISGVLNQLPEASLNGHPTERLATNVSFSFRGLSADIFALGLNGLALSAGSACASGTSSPSHVLKAIGHSDQLARATVRLGLGRLTTFADIELAIDKIVEMVVKNRQISIA; encoded by the coding sequence ATGAAGACAACGAAAAGACCCATCTATTTTGATTATAATGCGACGACCCCTTTGCACCCTTTGGCTTTCGAGGCCATGAGGCCCTATTTCACTGAAGAGTTCGGAAACCCGGCGAGTTTGAGCCATTCTTATGGATGGTCCGCAAACATGGCCGTAGAAAAAGCTCGTGAGCAGATTGCCTTAGCCCTCCATTGCCAACCCAAAGAGATTTATTTTACAAGCGGGGCTACTGAAAGTAACAATCTGGCCATACTTGGCCTTGCCACAAGACGAGGCGATCAGAACGACTCGGCACCCCACTTCATCACAAGCCAGGTTGAGCATAAGTCTGTTCTCGAAGTTTATCGATTTGCTCAAACACGCTTTGGAGCTGAGGTGACACTTGTTGATCCCGATCGCTTTGGACAGGTCTCCCTCAAAAGTATCCAAAGGGCAGTCAAACCAAACACACGCCTGATCTCTGTCATGATGGCAAATAATGAAATTGGAACCATCAATCCAATTGCCGAAATTGGACAGTGGGCGAAATCGCAAAATATCTTGTTTCACTCGGACTGCGCCCAATCCTTTGGAAAGCTCCCCATTCATGTTGAGGACATGGCCATTGATCTTTTAAGTCTCTCTGGTCATAAAATTTACGGCCCCAAGGGAGTGGGGGTTCTTTTTGTGCGATCTAAGAACCCCACTGTTGAACTTCTCCCTCTCCTGAGTGGAGGAACCCAAGAGCATGGAATTCGCCCTGGCACTCTCAACGTCCCGGGCATCGTTGGCCTCGGTGCCGCGACTGAGCTCGCCCTAAGCGGTATGGGTGCAGAATCTGAGCGTCTAAAGGTACTTCAAAAGCATCTGATCAGCGGTGTGCTCAACCAACTCCCCGAAGCCTCTCTCAATGGTCACCCCACAGAAAGGCTTGCGACCAATGTCAGTTTTTCATTTAGAGGCCTATCCGCCGACATATTTGCCCTTGGATTAAATGGACTCGCCCTCAGTGCCGGTTCGGCCTGCGCTTCAGGAACCTCCTCTCCGAGCCATGTCCTCAAAGCGATCGGGCACTCCGACCAATTGGCTCGAGCAACAGTGCGTCTTGGTTTGGGCCGCCTGACCACATTCGCAGATATCGAACTCGCAATCGATAAGATAGTCGAGATGGTGGTTAAAAATCGCCAGATTTCAATAGCTTAA
- a CDS encoding iron-sulfur cluster assembly accessory protein: MITVTENAAKRIAQLRSEDGAKEQAMLRVKVKKGGCSGFSYKMDFDEQVANGDKVFEYFNEKIIVDGESLLYLVGLSLDYSGGLNGKGFVFNNPNATKTCGCGTSFGV; this comes from the coding sequence ATGATAACAGTAACAGAAAATGCAGCAAAGCGGATTGCTCAATTGAGAAGCGAAGACGGAGCTAAGGAGCAGGCCATGCTTCGCGTAAAAGTGAAGAAGGGTGGTTGCTCTGGTTTTTCTTACAAGATGGATTTTGATGAGCAGGTCGCCAATGGAGACAAAGTATTTGAGTATTTTAATGAAAAGATCATCGTCGATGGTGAAAGTCTGCTTTATCTAGTGGGCCTCAGCCTTGACTACAGCGGTGGACTAAATGGCAAGGGCTTTGTATTCAATAATCCAAACGCCACGAAGACCTGTGGATGCGGCACTTCGTTTGGAGTATAA
- a CDS encoding winged helix-turn-helix transcriptional regulator: MEIAKLFGNLTATQALMFLARYEEGTAKEISDAFKVSKTQIYLQLVKLESAGILSSRPMGNQIIYYFNPRSPIKNELRELLEKYIETSMSKDQYKDFYLVRRRGRSRGKTLGGSYAR, encoded by the coding sequence GTGGAAATAGCAAAATTATTTGGTAATTTAACAGCAACGCAAGCCCTTATGTTTCTCGCTCGATATGAAGAAGGGACCGCAAAAGAAATTTCTGATGCTTTTAAGGTTTCAAAAACGCAAATTTACCTTCAATTGGTCAAACTAGAAAGTGCGGGTATCCTGTCCAGCCGTCCAATGGGAAATCAAATCATTTACTATTTTAATCCCCGCTCTCCTATTAAAAATGAGCTTCGTGAATTGCTAGAAAAATATATCGAAACAAGTATGTCAAAAGATCAGTACAAAGACTTTTATCTTGTTCGTAGACGCGGACGTAGTCGTGGCAAAACTCTAGGAGGATCGTATGCCCGATAA
- a CDS encoding 2Fe-2S iron-sulfur cluster binding domain-containing protein codes for MKVKFLPQGIELEIQPNQTVMDLAHRNGIFIKSICNGVPNCAECRVKLVEGEYNVLPPSSKELSLIGSGHFIDQRRLSCQLYCFGDITVDLTEQEKKEHEGPPGSRRFQVDLRNEGVVSKAVTGNLIQQDDDIVQAITEDLNNPNSPAVGKVGKKGEPNLGNSKSRLEAMIKRTEDKSKNQSNSDRPSSNKRRRRRRR; via the coding sequence ATGAAAGTTAAATTTCTGCCTCAAGGCATCGAGCTCGAGATACAGCCCAATCAAACAGTGATGGATCTCGCACATCGGAATGGAATTTTCATTAAGTCCATCTGTAACGGCGTGCCCAACTGTGCCGAATGTCGAGTCAAACTCGTCGAGGGAGAGTACAATGTGCTGCCTCCATCAAGTAAGGAGCTCTCTTTGATTGGATCGGGTCACTTCATTGACCAACGTCGCCTGTCCTGTCAGCTTTACTGTTTTGGCGATATCACTGTTGATTTGACGGAACAAGAAAAGAAAGAGCATGAAGGCCCTCCCGGCTCGCGTCGATTTCAGGTTGACCTCCGAAACGAAGGAGTCGTTTCTAAAGCCGTAACCGGAAATTTAATCCAGCAAGACGATGATATTGTTCAGGCCATAACTGAGGATTTAAATAATCCCAATAGCCCCGCAGTTGGCAAAGTTGGAAAAAAAGGAGAACCAAATTTAGGTAACTCTAAGTCTCGATTGGAGGCCATGATAAAGAGGACCGAGGACAAATCAAAAAATCAGTCAAATTCGGATCGTCCCTCATCAAACAAACGGCGCCGACGGCGGCGGCGATAA
- a CDS encoding tyrosine--tRNA ligase: MSRLSPNEQVRELSRGVVDFISEKELLEKLTRCEKENRPLRVKAGFDPSRPDLHLGHTVLMNKMKQFQDLGHEIIFLIGDFTAMIGDPTGKVETRPALTMEEVRVNAETYARQVFKILDPEKTLVDYNSRWMNNFTSADFIRLSSQYTVARMMERDDFSKRFQSHQSICIHEFLYPLVQGYDSVALKADVELGGTDQKFNLLVGRDLQKSYGVESQCVLTMPILEGLDGVQKMSKSLDNYIAVEDSPREMFGKTMRVSDELMVRYYELLTDKTSGEMDELKQMLGSGQKHPREAKVELAHFFVSRFHSLQDANRAVEEFNRIFVDKGLPDEMPEFKLPAEKGLWICHLLKQLDLVTSTSEARRLIQGRAIEKGGEKIEDPQMKIDLVAGDEFILKVGRKKFAKVQVLK; the protein is encoded by the coding sequence ATGTCTCGGTTAAGTCCCAATGAGCAAGTGAGAGAGCTCAGTCGAGGAGTGGTTGATTTCATATCCGAAAAAGAGCTTTTGGAGAAACTGACTCGCTGTGAAAAGGAAAATAGACCCCTGAGGGTTAAGGCAGGATTCGATCCTTCACGTCCTGATCTTCATCTTGGACATACCGTGCTTATGAACAAGATGAAGCAATTTCAAGATTTGGGTCATGAGATCATTTTTTTGATTGGTGACTTTACGGCGATGATAGGCGATCCCACTGGCAAAGTTGAGACTCGTCCTGCTCTCACGATGGAAGAGGTGAGAGTGAACGCAGAGACCTATGCTCGACAGGTATTCAAGATCCTCGATCCTGAAAAAACGCTTGTGGACTACAATTCTCGTTGGATGAATAATTTTACTTCAGCCGATTTTATCCGACTTTCCAGCCAATATACGGTAGCCCGAATGATGGAAAGAGATGATTTTTCAAAACGATTTCAGAGCCATCAGAGTATCTGTATTCATGAATTTTTGTACCCCTTGGTTCAAGGTTATGATTCCGTTGCGCTAAAAGCAGATGTCGAACTTGGAGGCACTGACCAAAAATTTAATCTTCTGGTCGGTCGGGACTTGCAAAAGTCTTACGGAGTTGAGAGCCAGTGTGTTTTGACCATGCCCATTCTTGAAGGCCTTGATGGGGTTCAGAAAATGTCAAAGAGTCTGGATAACTACATTGCCGTGGAGGACAGTCCTCGAGAGATGTTTGGCAAAACCATGCGCGTTTCGGATGAATTGATGGTTCGTTACTATGAACTCCTGACGGATAAAACCAGCGGGGAGATGGATGAATTGAAGCAGATGCTGGGATCAGGACAAAAGCATCCGAGGGAGGCCAAAGTGGAGCTGGCTCACTTTTTTGTTTCTCGTTTTCATTCTCTTCAGGACGCAAACAGGGCTGTTGAGGAATTCAATCGTATTTTTGTGGACAAGGGGCTACCCGACGAGATGCCCGAATTCAAGTTGCCCGCCGAGAAGGGACTATGGATTTGTCACTTGCTAAAGCAACTTGATTTGGTGACATCGACGAGCGAAGCGAGACGGCTGATTCAGGGACGTGCCATCGAGAAGGGTGGAGAGAAAATTGAAGATCCACAAATGAAAATCGATCTTGTTGCAGGCGATGAATTTATTTTAAAAGTTGGCAGAAAGAAATTTGCTAAAGTTCAGGTGTTAAAATGA
- the rny gene encoding ribonuclease Y → MGTEIVVTGFVSLVLGLVGGVGALILFYKMTGQNKIQETEKEAEKIVQRAKNQAIKIERDSASRAKEFEARARRNVENDIKKERQKAEGIERQLKEKDARLESDYKRKNEVLENKIHDLDEKAERIQITQSRIADLEQKAQHQINDLREKLESVANMSSDQARDELRRALEDEVRNNISGELQKIEDDARAEAHRNAKRVISVAISRFAGEVAAERTVATVPLTSDEMKGKIIGREGRNIRALEAACGVDLIIDETPEAVIISSFDSVRREVARLALIKLIEDGRVHPARIEEVVDKVKSELFASIKEDGEKACFDLGVHGLHASIINLLGGLKYRHTETQNLLAHSIEVAMVAGMMAAEIGYDEKLARRAGLLHDIGKAIDHTVDGSHAMVGAEFAKRHGEKEQVCHAIRAHHDEEKPESILAHLVQAANSLSKARPGARRHMMENYIRRLEDLESIGNSFDGVSRTFAIQSGKEIRVLVDSSKVTDEQSIMLSRDIARKIERELNYPGQVKVTVVRETRMVEHAR, encoded by the coding sequence ATGGGAACCGAAATTGTTGTTACCGGATTTGTGAGTCTGGTTTTGGGTTTGGTCGGTGGAGTAGGTGCTTTGATCCTATTCTACAAAATGACTGGTCAAAACAAGATTCAGGAGACGGAAAAAGAGGCTGAAAAAATTGTTCAAAGAGCGAAGAACCAAGCCATAAAAATAGAAAGAGATTCGGCCAGCAGGGCCAAAGAATTCGAAGCTCGGGCTCGACGCAATGTCGAAAACGACATCAAGAAAGAAAGGCAGAAAGCAGAGGGCATAGAAAGGCAGCTGAAAGAAAAGGACGCTCGGCTGGAATCTGACTATAAGCGAAAGAATGAAGTTCTTGAAAATAAGATTCACGATTTGGACGAAAAGGCTGAACGCATTCAGATCACTCAATCTCGCATTGCAGATTTGGAGCAAAAGGCTCAACACCAGATTAACGATCTGCGAGAAAAATTGGAGAGCGTGGCAAATATGAGTTCTGATCAAGCTCGTGACGAACTTCGGCGGGCTCTTGAAGACGAGGTGAGAAACAATATCTCGGGTGAGCTTCAGAAAATCGAAGATGACGCCCGAGCTGAAGCCCATCGCAACGCGAAGCGGGTGATTTCTGTCGCCATTTCCCGCTTTGCAGGGGAGGTCGCCGCTGAGCGAACCGTCGCGACTGTCCCGCTCACAAGTGATGAAATGAAGGGGAAGATTATCGGTAGAGAAGGGCGCAATATTCGCGCGCTAGAGGCGGCCTGCGGGGTGGATTTGATCATTGATGAGACACCTGAAGCTGTGATTATTTCCAGTTTTGACTCGGTCAGGAGAGAGGTCGCTCGCTTGGCCTTGATAAAATTGATAGAAGATGGGCGAGTGCATCCCGCTCGCATTGAAGAAGTTGTGGACAAGGTCAAAAGTGAACTGTTTGCGAGTATCAAAGAGGACGGAGAGAAAGCTTGTTTTGATCTTGGAGTTCATGGCTTACATGCGAGTATCATCAATCTCTTGGGTGGTCTGAAATATCGCCACACCGAAACTCAGAATCTGCTTGCACACAGTATTGAAGTTGCCATGGTGGCAGGCATGATGGCGGCTGAAATTGGTTATGATGAAAAACTAGCAAGGCGCGCAGGCCTTTTGCATGATATTGGAAAAGCCATCGATCACACAGTTGATGGAAGTCATGCGATGGTGGGTGCTGAATTTGCAAAACGCCATGGTGAGAAGGAACAGGTTTGTCACGCGATTCGTGCCCACCACGACGAAGAAAAACCAGAATCGATTCTGGCACATTTGGTTCAGGCAGCGAATAGTCTTTCAAAGGCGAGACCGGGTGCCCGCCGCCATATGATGGAAAATTACATTCGGCGTCTTGAGGATCTTGAGTCGATTGGAAACAGCTTCGATGGTGTTTCCCGTACCTTCGCAATTCAGTCGGGCAAAGAAATTAGGGTTTTGGTTGACAGTTCAAAAGTAACAGATGAGCAGTCGATCATGCTCAGTCGCGATATCGCACGTAAAATTGAGCGGGAGCTAAACTATCCAGGTCAGGTCAAAGTGACGGTTGTTCGCGAAACTCGCATGGTTGAACACGCGAGATAG
- a CDS encoding 5-formyltetrahydrofolate cyclo-ligase, whose protein sequence is MMLGNLEQIKKTAVRKAYLAQRAEFVKNSHARLFSINSAISKNVLDLLNKQRPNLIATYSPLKEEADPNGFQKDLPDCSFAYPSVDGSNLSFWVPKGQLGKDPMMWRPGPFGIQEPDPQKCELVQIDDCDFILVPGVSFDRCGRRVGYGKGFYDRALGKASRIKIGICFSVQLSQEPLPYGDGDVKMDWIVTENSMQECVD, encoded by the coding sequence ATGATGTTAGGGAACTTGGAGCAAATAAAGAAAACAGCCGTACGCAAGGCGTATCTGGCTCAGAGAGCTGAGTTTGTTAAGAATTCTCATGCCCGCCTTTTTTCAATTAACTCGGCGATCAGTAAGAACGTCCTGGATCTTTTGAATAAGCAAAGGCCAAATTTGATAGCGACTTACAGCCCTCTCAAAGAGGAGGCTGATCCCAATGGTTTTCAGAAGGACCTGCCGGATTGCTCGTTTGCCTATCCCTCGGTCGATGGCTCCAATCTTTCTTTTTGGGTGCCAAAAGGCCAATTGGGTAAGGATCCAATGATGTGGAGGCCAGGTCCATTTGGTATTCAGGAGCCCGATCCACAAAAATGTGAGCTGGTACAAATAGATGATTGTGATTTTATTTTAGTGCCGGGAGTTAGTTTTGATCGGTGTGGACGGAGAGTAGGTTATGGCAAGGGTTTCTATGATCGGGCCCTTGGTAAAGCTTCAAGAATAAAAATTGGTATTTGTTTTTCTGTTCAGCTGTCGCAGGAGCCACTTCCTTATGGAGACGGTGACGTGAAGATGGACTGGATTGTGACTGAAAATTCGATGCAGGAGTGCGTCGACTGA
- a CDS encoding cell division protein ZapA, protein MEEATKRTYEVLIAGLPLKLRSSHDDKTVAKLVALVDEKVNEAMGGHANVSFQNALLLASLHIAEELILLKRVAFEELHGLEIKAQEVLTSLESSPLTQTGLDH, encoded by the coding sequence ATGGAAGAAGCAACCAAGAGGACATATGAGGTGTTGATTGCTGGACTGCCTCTGAAGCTTCGTTCTTCACATGATGACAAAACGGTCGCAAAGCTTGTGGCCTTAGTGGATGAAAAAGTGAATGAAGCCATGGGTGGGCACGCGAATGTGTCCTTTCAAAATGCCCTGTTGCTTGCCTCCTTACATATTGCCGAAGAGCTGATTCTACTCAAACGAGTTGCATTTGAAGAACTGCATGGGTTGGAAATCAAGGCTCAGGAAGTTCTTACCAGTCTAGAGTCTTCTCCATTAACCCAGACCGGGTTGGATCACTGA